The Xanthomonas sp. DAR 34887 genome has a segment encoding these proteins:
- a CDS encoding citrate synthase, producing MSDLDQVTLNAGDKSVVLPVLKPTLGNDCVDISKLTKETGLFTYDSGFTATASCKSAITYIDGDNGVLLYRGYPIEQLAEKSNFLEVAYLLMNGELPTADEFKKFDHEVTHHTMMHESLKNFLGGFRHDAHPMAMMAGTVASLSAFYHDTLDLNDPEQRRLAAIRLIAKVPTIAAAAHRYSIGWPIRYPRNNLGYVERFLHMMFEVPSEQLEMNPVVAKALDLLFILHADHEQNASTSTVRLVGSTGANPYASVAAGITALWGPAHGGANEAVLKMLEEIGTADNVESAVAKAKDKNSSFRLMGFGHRVYKNFDPRAKIIREMTHKVLGELGVNDPLLEVALKLEEAALKDDYFVQRKLYPNVDFYSGIIYKALNIPVEMFTVMFAIARTAGWVSHWLEQQVDPEMKIGRPRQIYTGYDKRDYKADGQR from the coding sequence GTGTCCGATCTTGATCAGGTCACGCTGAATGCCGGCGACAAGTCGGTCGTTCTGCCGGTACTCAAACCCACCTTGGGCAACGATTGCGTCGACATTTCCAAGTTGACCAAAGAAACCGGTCTGTTCACCTACGACTCGGGCTTCACCGCGACCGCCAGCTGCAAGTCGGCGATCACCTACATCGACGGCGACAACGGCGTGCTGCTGTACCGCGGCTACCCGATCGAGCAGCTGGCCGAGAAGTCCAACTTCCTCGAAGTGGCCTACCTGCTGATGAACGGCGAGCTGCCCACCGCCGACGAATTCAAGAAGTTCGACCACGAAGTGACGCATCACACGATGATGCACGAGTCGCTGAAGAACTTCCTCGGCGGCTTCCGCCACGACGCGCACCCGATGGCGATGATGGCCGGCACCGTGGCCTCGCTGTCGGCGTTCTACCACGACACGCTGGACCTCAACGATCCGGAGCAGCGGCGCCTGGCCGCGATCCGCCTGATCGCCAAGGTGCCGACGATCGCCGCTGCGGCGCACCGCTATTCGATCGGCTGGCCGATCCGCTACCCGCGCAACAACCTCGGCTACGTCGAGCGCTTCCTGCACATGATGTTCGAAGTGCCGAGCGAGCAGCTGGAGATGAATCCGGTCGTGGCCAAGGCGCTGGACCTGCTGTTCATCCTGCATGCGGACCACGAGCAGAACGCCTCGACCTCGACCGTGCGTCTGGTCGGCTCCACCGGCGCCAACCCGTACGCGTCCGTCGCCGCGGGCATCACCGCGCTGTGGGGCCCGGCGCATGGCGGCGCCAACGAAGCCGTGCTGAAGATGCTGGAAGAAATCGGCACCGCCGACAACGTCGAGAGCGCCGTGGCCAAGGCCAAGGACAAGAACTCGAGCTTCCGCCTGATGGGCTTCGGCCACCGCGTCTACAAGAACTTCGATCCGCGCGCCAAGATCATCCGCGAGATGACCCACAAGGTGCTGGGCGAACTGGGCGTCAACGATCCGCTGCTGGAAGTGGCGCTGAAGCTGGAAGAGGCCGCGCTGAAGGACGACTACTTCGTGCAGCGCAAGCTGTACCCGAATGTCGACTTCTACTCGGGCATCATCTACAAGGCGCTGAACATTCCGGTGGAGATGTTCACCGTGATGTTCGCCATCGCGCGCACCGCGGGTTGGGTGTCGCATTGGCTGGAACAGCAGGTCGATCCGGAAATGAAGATCGGCCGCCCGCGCCAGATCTACACCGGCTACGACAAGCGCGACTACAAGGCCGACGGCCAGCGCTGA
- a CDS encoding pilus assembly protein PilM, whose amino-acid sequence MGLIPKSQQPLIGVDISSTAVKLLQLSRSGNRFRVEHYAVEPLPPNAVVEKNIVEVEAVGEAIRRAVTRSGTRAKHAAAAVAGSAVITKLIPMPAELDENEMEAQVELEAVNYIPYPIDEVNLDFEVLGVIPNNPEMVQVLLAASRSENVELRQSALELGGLVAKVMDVEAFAVENAFALVASELPVAADGVVALVDIGATMTTLNVLRSGRSLYSREQVFGGKQLTDEVMRRYGLTYEEAGMAKRQGGLPESYEIEVLEPFKEATVQQISRLLQFFYAGSEFNRVDHIVLAGGCAALAGLPEMVEEQLGVATVVANPLAQMTLGPKVQAHALAQDAPALMIATGLALRSFD is encoded by the coding sequence GTGGGGCTTATTCCAAAAAGTCAGCAACCGCTGATCGGTGTCGATATCAGTTCGACCGCGGTCAAACTGTTGCAGCTGTCCCGTAGCGGCAACCGGTTCCGCGTAGAGCACTACGCCGTGGAACCCTTGCCGCCCAACGCCGTGGTCGAGAAGAACATCGTCGAGGTCGAGGCCGTGGGCGAGGCGATCCGCCGCGCCGTGACCCGTTCCGGCACCCGCGCCAAGCATGCCGCCGCGGCGGTGGCCGGCTCGGCGGTGATCACCAAGCTGATCCCGATGCCGGCCGAGCTCGACGAGAACGAGATGGAAGCGCAGGTCGAGCTGGAGGCGGTCAACTACATTCCGTACCCGATCGACGAAGTGAACCTGGACTTCGAAGTGCTGGGGGTCATCCCCAACAACCCGGAAATGGTGCAGGTGCTGCTGGCCGCGTCGCGCTCGGAGAACGTCGAGCTGCGCCAGTCGGCGCTGGAACTGGGCGGCCTGGTCGCCAAGGTCATGGACGTGGAGGCCTTCGCGGTCGAGAACGCGTTCGCGCTGGTCGCCAGCGAGCTGCCGGTGGCGGCCGACGGCGTCGTCGCCCTGGTCGATATCGGCGCCACCATGACCACGCTCAACGTGCTGCGCAGCGGACGCAGCCTGTACAGCCGCGAACAGGTGTTCGGCGGCAAGCAGCTGACCGACGAAGTGATGCGCCGCTACGGCCTGACCTACGAGGAAGCCGGCATGGCCAAGCGCCAGGGCGGGCTGCCGGAAAGCTACGAGATCGAGGTGCTGGAGCCGTTCAAGGAAGCCACGGTGCAGCAGATCAGCCGCCTGCTGCAGTTCTTCTACGCCGGCAGCGAATTCAATCGGGTCGACCATATCGTGCTTGCCGGCGGTTGCGCGGCGCTGGCCGGGCTGCCGGAGATGGTCGAGGAACAACTGGGGGTGGCGACCGTGGTCGCCAACCCGCTGGCGCAGATGACCCTGGGACCGAAAGTCCAGGCGCATGCGCTGGCCCAGGACGCGCCGGCGCTGATGATCGCCACCGGCCTGGCTCTGAGGAGCTTCGACTGA
- a CDS encoding DMP19 family protein, translating into MPAIPPDAIVVSRNSLDSDDAYAPIQSNISFINAQLDQWLRPDEIAADAMCSYYVDFYVAQVENGGFAQFVYNCNADPLVLDQVGRGLQAMQAPRHAALYAASRALLERMDEDTLQAFMDGEYFGDNPARDALDRHGDAFFALAEEEDLIALNSAWLRAHPQLVALSIEEMQAEVQRRGAALPDRLERIAAALENEPRYMKLIRRLCADSGHTLDRVTAGDPSHQHNGSQVLAWHFLTDRGHFYLLDLDGTARMHQADSHALVTQIEVPAQL; encoded by the coding sequence ATGCCCGCCATTCCGCCCGACGCCATCGTCGTCTCGCGCAACAGTCTCGATAGCGACGACGCGTACGCGCCGATCCAGTCCAACATCAGCTTCATCAACGCCCAGCTCGACCAGTGGCTGCGTCCGGACGAGATCGCCGCCGATGCGATGTGCAGCTACTACGTCGACTTCTACGTGGCGCAAGTGGAAAACGGCGGCTTCGCCCAATTCGTCTACAACTGCAACGCCGATCCGCTGGTACTGGACCAGGTGGGACGCGGACTGCAGGCGATGCAGGCACCTCGGCATGCGGCGCTGTACGCCGCCAGCCGCGCGCTGCTCGAACGGATGGACGAGGACACGCTGCAGGCATTCATGGATGGCGAATACTTCGGCGACAACCCGGCGCGCGATGCGCTCGACCGGCATGGCGATGCGTTCTTCGCGCTGGCCGAAGAGGAAGACCTGATCGCGCTGAATTCGGCCTGGCTGCGCGCGCATCCGCAACTGGTGGCGCTGTCGATCGAGGAGATGCAGGCCGAGGTCCAGCGCCGCGGCGCCGCCCTGCCCGATCGCCTCGAGCGCATCGCCGCGGCGCTGGAGAACGAGCCGCGTTACATGAAACTGATCCGCCGCCTATGCGCCGACAGCGGACACACGCTGGACCGCGTCACTGCCGGCGACCCGAGCCACCAGCACAATGGCAGCCAGGTGCTGGCCTGGCATTTCCTGACCGACCGCGGCCACTTCTACCTGCTCGACCTGGACGGCACCGCGCGCATGCACCAGGCCGACAGCCATGCGCTGGTGACGCAGATCGAAGTGCCAGCGCAGCTGTAG
- a CDS encoding AAA family ATPase, which translates to MNTTPSSFEPTPATSEQQRLHAAFLALRDGLSETIVGQSALVERLLIALLADGHLLVEGAPGLAKTTAIRALASRLEADFARVQFTPDLLPADLTGTEVWRPQESRFEFLPGPIFHPILLADEINRAPAKVQSALLEAMGERQVTVGRHTYALPKLFLVMATQNPIEQEGTFPLPEAQLDRFLMHVRIGYPEAAAEAEILRLARERARETLEHGEVPPQRMPLDDVFAARRAVLSLHMAPPLERYLIELVLASRDASGYDPALGRRIAWGASPRGSIALERCARARAWLAGRDFVTPDDVRAVAPDVLRHRVLPSYEATAEGWDGDRLVAALLDKVPPP; encoded by the coding sequence ATGAACACCACGCCCTCCAGCTTCGAGCCCACTCCCGCCACGTCCGAGCAGCAGCGCCTGCACGCGGCATTCCTCGCCCTGCGCGACGGCCTGTCCGAAACCATCGTCGGCCAGTCCGCGCTGGTGGAGCGCTTGCTGATCGCGTTGCTCGCCGATGGCCACCTGCTGGTCGAAGGCGCGCCCGGCCTGGCCAAGACCACCGCGATCCGCGCGCTGGCCTCGCGGCTGGAGGCGGACTTCGCCCGCGTCCAGTTCACCCCGGACCTGTTGCCGGCCGACCTGACCGGAACCGAGGTATGGCGTCCGCAGGAAAGCCGCTTCGAGTTCCTGCCGGGGCCGATCTTCCATCCGATCCTGCTCGCCGACGAGATCAACCGCGCGCCGGCCAAGGTGCAGTCGGCGCTGCTGGAAGCCATGGGCGAGCGCCAGGTCACCGTCGGCCGGCATACCTATGCGCTGCCGAAGCTGTTCCTGGTGATGGCGACGCAGAACCCGATCGAGCAGGAAGGCACGTTCCCGCTGCCGGAAGCGCAGTTGGACCGGTTCCTGATGCACGTGCGGATCGGCTATCCCGAGGCCGCCGCCGAGGCCGAGATCCTGCGCCTGGCGCGCGAGCGCGCGCGCGAAACCCTGGAACACGGCGAGGTGCCGCCGCAGCGGATGCCACTGGACGATGTGTTCGCCGCACGGCGTGCGGTGCTGTCGCTGCACATGGCGCCGCCGCTGGAGCGCTATCTGATCGAACTGGTGCTGGCCTCGCGCGACGCCAGCGGCTACGACCCGGCACTGGGGCGGCGCATCGCCTGGGGCGCCAGCCCGCGCGGCTCGATCGCGCTGGAGCGCTGCGCGCGCGCGCGGGCCTGGCTGGCGGGCCGCGATTTCGTCACCCCGGACGACGTGCGTGCGGTGGCGCCGGACGTGCTGCGCCATCGCGTGCTGCCCAGCTACGAAGCCACCGCCGAGGGCTGGGACGGCGATCGGCTGGTCGCCGCGCTGCTGGACAAGGTGCCGCCGCCTTGA
- a CDS encoding type B 50S ribosomal protein L31 — MKADIHPKYHNVVFHDVTSDFKILTRSTMSSKETVKWEDGEEYPLVKVEISSSSHPFYTGKHKVIDTSGRIDKFQKRYAR; from the coding sequence ATCCATCCCAAGTACCACAACGTCGTTTTTCACGACGTCACCTCCGATTTCAAGATCCTGACCCGTTCGACCATGTCCTCGAAAGAGACGGTCAAGTGGGAGGACGGCGAAGAATATCCGCTGGTCAAGGTCGAAATTTCCTCGTCTTCGCATCCGTTCTATACGGGCAAGCACAAGGTCATCGACACCAGCGGCCGCATCGACAAGTTCCAGAAGCGCTACGCGCGCTGA
- a CDS encoding PilN domain-containing protein, with product MAKINLLPWRAERRKQREREFYAMLGFAALAGVLLAMLIWFYYDRQITGQNERNAYLQTEIDKVKAQNQEIDKLDEQKRRLLARKRVIEELQAKRSQMVHLFDSLVRTIPDGVVLTAVKQEGDILTLEGRSQSNARVSAYMRNLEGSGWMTNPELSVIEAKAQEKEVKGPIVDAKALPYVFTLKVKLPVPGDTADATPGAAAPAPGAPAAVPAPGAAAAPAPSAGPAPAAPTAPTTPPAAAPAPPAATPAQQGPAS from the coding sequence ATGGCAAAAATCAATCTGCTGCCCTGGCGGGCGGAGCGGCGCAAGCAGCGCGAGCGCGAGTTCTACGCGATGCTGGGCTTCGCCGCGCTGGCCGGCGTGCTGCTGGCGATGCTGATCTGGTTCTATTACGACCGCCAGATCACCGGACAGAACGAGCGCAATGCCTATCTGCAGACCGAGATCGACAAGGTCAAGGCGCAGAACCAGGAAATCGACAAGCTCGACGAGCAGAAGCGGCGCCTGCTGGCGCGCAAGCGGGTCATCGAGGAACTGCAGGCCAAGCGCTCGCAGATGGTGCACCTGTTCGACTCGCTGGTGCGCACGATCCCCGACGGCGTGGTGCTGACCGCGGTCAAGCAGGAGGGCGACATCCTGACCCTGGAAGGGCGCTCGCAGTCCAATGCCCGGGTCAGCGCCTACATGCGCAACCTCGAGGGCTCGGGCTGGATGACCAATCCGGAGCTGTCGGTGATCGAGGCCAAGGCGCAGGAGAAGGAGGTCAAGGGGCCGATCGTCGACGCCAAGGCCTTGCCGTACGTGTTCACCCTCAAGGTCAAGCTGCCGGTGCCCGGCGATACCGCTGACGCCACGCCCGGCGCTGCCGCGCCGGCGCCAGGCGCGCCTGCCGCAGTCCCGGCGCCGGGCGCTGCCGCCGCGCCGGCACCCTCTGCCGGTCCCGCGCCTGCTGCACCGACCGCACCCACGACGCCGCCGGCCGCCGCGCCGGCGCCGCCAGCTGCCACGCCAGCGCAACAGGGACCGGCGTCATGA
- a CDS encoding type 4a pilus biogenesis protein PilO, which yields MSKKFNVKDLDFNNLGNWPQQAKIGFCVLVALFILILSWFLLISDKRDELGTLEQKETELRASFEKEQSRAVNLQPLKQQLAQMEQVLQQMLRQLPSKTEMPDLIIDISQTALSSGLANELFQPGPESPKEFYAEKPIALRMVGSYHQFGAFVSGVASLPRVVILTMHDINLKPRDKTAGITARGELELSGTVKTYRYLDDKEMADQEKAAAAAKKASKQGGGA from the coding sequence ATGAGCAAGAAATTCAACGTCAAAGACCTGGACTTCAACAACCTCGGCAACTGGCCGCAGCAGGCCAAGATCGGCTTCTGCGTGCTGGTCGCACTGTTCATCCTGATCCTGTCGTGGTTCTTGCTGATCAGCGACAAGCGCGACGAGCTGGGAACCTTGGAACAGAAGGAAACCGAGCTGCGCGCTTCGTTCGAGAAGGAGCAGAGCCGTGCGGTCAATCTGCAGCCGCTGAAGCAGCAGCTGGCGCAGATGGAGCAGGTGCTGCAGCAGATGCTGCGGCAGCTGCCGAGCAAGACCGAAATGCCGGACCTGATCATCGACATCTCGCAGACCGCGTTGTCCAGCGGCCTGGCCAACGAACTGTTCCAGCCGGGTCCGGAGTCGCCGAAGGAGTTCTACGCGGAGAAGCCGATCGCGCTGCGCATGGTCGGCAGCTATCACCAGTTCGGCGCTTTCGTCAGTGGCGTGGCGTCGCTGCCGCGGGTGGTGATCCTGACCATGCACGACATCAATCTGAAGCCGCGGGACAAGACCGCGGGCATTACCGCGCGCGGCGAGCTGGAGCTGTCCGGTACCGTCAAGACCTATCGCTACCTCGACGACAAGGAGATGGCGGATCAGGAGAAGGCGGCGGCCGCGGCGAAGAAGGCTTCCAAGCAAGGCGGTGGCGCATGA
- a CDS encoding type IV pilus secretin PilQ, whose product MTFSKALSLRPIRRHATVRLRALGLAALLGSSAAMGAALAATPAAGPALATAQAPAKLAVSKIDFKRGDGDAGRLILHFSGAGASPDLRTQGNTVVVDVGNASLPAELQRPLNVTDFATPVQRIDAKPYAGGAQLVLSTNGAFESLAYQSGNEYVVEISPRTSAPAVGAVSAATVSQAAAQVAARGYSGRPVTFNFQDVPVRTVLQLIAEESNLNIVASDTVQGSVTLRLVNVPWDQALDIVLRAKGLDKRRDGAVVWVAPQQELAKFEQDKEDARIAIENREDLSTDYIQINYHSATTIFKALTEAKGIGGGGGSGGSGGGGGGQTDNGFLSPRGRIVADERTNTLMISDIPKKIAQMRELINVIDRPVDQVLIEGRIVIATDTFARDLGAKFGIGGTHTYGDNTATVGSGATGGGTAATRGLNVDLGGTTFTNATTLPSLAYTLLGSNFNLDLELSALQEEGRGEVISNPRIVTSNQREAVIKQGKEIGYVTITGGTAGTAATPNVQFKEVLLELKVTPTITDDNRVFLNMNVKKDEVDQYRVLEGYGTIPEINRREVNTAVLVDDGQTVVIGGVYEFTDRNSVSKVPFLGDIPFLGNLFKKRGRSKSKAELLIFVTPKVMRVAKRAPTAG is encoded by the coding sequence ATGACTTTTTCCAAAGCCCTGAGCCTGCGTCCCATCCGGCGCCACGCGACGGTGCGGCTACGCGCATTGGGGTTGGCGGCGCTGCTGGGGAGTTCGGCTGCGATGGGCGCGGCGCTGGCGGCGACGCCTGCGGCGGGTCCGGCGCTGGCGACAGCGCAGGCACCGGCCAAGCTCGCGGTGTCGAAGATCGACTTCAAGCGCGGCGACGGCGATGCGGGGCGGCTGATCCTGCACTTCAGCGGCGCCGGCGCCAGTCCCGACCTGCGCACCCAGGGCAACACCGTGGTGGTCGATGTCGGCAACGCATCGTTGCCGGCGGAGCTGCAGCGTCCGCTCAACGTCACCGACTTCGCCACCCCGGTGCAGCGCATCGACGCCAAGCCGTACGCCGGTGGCGCGCAACTGGTGCTGAGCACCAACGGCGCCTTCGAGTCGTTGGCTTACCAGTCAGGGAACGAGTACGTGGTGGAGATTTCGCCGCGGACCTCGGCACCGGCGGTGGGCGCGGTCAGCGCGGCCACGGTCAGCCAGGCGGCGGCGCAGGTCGCCGCGCGCGGCTACAGCGGCCGCCCGGTGACGTTCAACTTCCAGGACGTGCCGGTGCGTACCGTGCTGCAGCTGATCGCCGAGGAATCCAATCTCAACATCGTCGCCTCCGACACCGTGCAGGGCAGCGTCACTCTGCGCCTGGTCAACGTGCCGTGGGACCAGGCGCTGGACATCGTGCTGCGCGCCAAGGGCCTGGACAAGCGCCGCGACGGCGCCGTGGTCTGGGTCGCGCCGCAGCAGGAGCTGGCCAAGTTCGAGCAGGACAAGGAAGACGCGCGGATCGCGATCGAGAACCGCGAGGACCTGAGCACCGACTACATCCAGATCAACTACCACAGCGCTACCACGATTTTCAAAGCGCTGACCGAGGCCAAGGGGATCGGTGGCGGTGGCGGCAGTGGTGGTAGTGGCGGTGGTGGTGGCGGCCAGACCGACAACGGCTTCCTGTCGCCGCGCGGGCGTATCGTCGCCGACGAGCGCACCAATACGCTGATGATCAGCGACATCCCGAAGAAGATCGCGCAGATGCGCGAGCTGATCAACGTCATCGACCGACCGGTCGACCAGGTGCTGATCGAGGGCCGCATCGTTATCGCCACCGATACCTTCGCCCGCGACCTGGGCGCCAAGTTCGGCATCGGCGGCACCCACACCTACGGCGACAACACGGCGACCGTGGGTAGTGGTGCGACCGGCGGCGGGACCGCCGCCACGCGCGGGCTTAACGTTGACCTCGGTGGTACGACGTTCACCAATGCAACGACGCTGCCAAGCTTGGCCTATACCTTGCTCGGATCCAATTTCAATCTGGATCTGGAACTGTCGGCGCTGCAGGAAGAAGGTCGGGGCGAAGTTATCTCCAACCCGCGTATCGTGACCTCCAACCAGCGCGAGGCGGTGATCAAGCAGGGCAAGGAGATCGGCTATGTCACCATCACCGGCGGCACCGCCGGTACTGCGGCGACGCCGAACGTGCAGTTCAAGGAAGTGTTGTTGGAACTGAAGGTCACCCCGACCATCACCGATGACAATCGCGTCTTTCTGAACATGAACGTGAAGAAGGACGAAGTCGACCAGTACCGTGTTCTCGAAGGCTACGGCACCATCCCGGAAATCAACCGCCGCGAGGTCAATACCGCCGTGCTGGTGGACGACGGCCAGACCGTGGTGATCGGCGGCGTATACGAGTTCACCGACCGCAACAGCGTTTCCAAGGTGCCGTTCCTGGGCGATATCCCGTTCCTGGGCAATCTGTTCAAGAAGCGCGGCCGCAGCAAGAGCAAGGCCGAACTGCTGATCTTCGTGACCCCGAAGGTGATGCGCGTGGCCAAGCGCGCGCCTACCGCGGGCTGA
- a CDS encoding penicillin-binding protein 1A: MPRFRRWLRWALVTFVVLALIGAAAAGGLYYVVSSKLPDVQTLRQVELQEPMYVYASDGKLMALFGETRRYPITMKDVPEQLKQAFLATEDARFYQHGGVDYKGIARAVWLLATTNDKRVPGGSTITQQVARQFFLSSEYSYTRKLAEILLARKIEAELSKDEIFELYLNKSFFGNRAYGIAAAAEYYYGKKLNELSLDEMASLAGIPKFPSSGNPISNPERAKQRRDNYVLSRMAALGFVTQAEADAAKAVPMHAAPHERPVEVESPYVAELVRQEMIARFGGDVLDKGYHVTTTIDAELQAAANAAVRKGLVIYDRRHGWNGVEKHFDVAADADAAALASHLTGSYVQGGMVPSIVAATGSDGSATVVLANKSELVLPVASSRWTGRSPAALLKRGDLVRIQAGDKPGEWEITQLPRGQSALVSLDASNGALRALVGGFSYAGNKFNRATQARRQPGSSFKPFLYAASFEKGFNPASIVLDAPVVFRDRRGKTWSPQNDGGGFRGPMRLREALVQSRNLVSVRLLDSIGVDFARKYISQFGFQEAELPPNLSMSLGTASLTPLSVARGYAVFANGGSRVDPWIIDKVTDRDGNVLFQEHPPTACRSCGSVGGSVTPASQVVDGFNFGAATPPPAPKPAATAAATPAETAPATDPEAKVAPRAIDERTAYQLVSMMRDVVQRGTGTAAKVLGREDVGGKTGSTNDHRDAWFSGFGGPYVTTVWVGRDDFRSLGYREYGGKAALPIWIDYMRVALKDKPIASNDPPAGMVQATLNGATEWVKVEDMDRIQDFDYGLQDQKTDDAAFDIF; the protein is encoded by the coding sequence ATGCCCCGTTTTCGTCGTTGGCTGCGCTGGGCGCTGGTCACGTTCGTCGTCCTCGCCCTGATCGGAGCAGCCGCCGCCGGCGGGCTGTATTACGTCGTTTCCTCCAAGCTCCCGGACGTGCAGACGCTGCGCCAGGTGGAGCTGCAGGAGCCCATGTACGTCTATGCCAGCGACGGCAAGCTGATGGCCCTGTTCGGCGAGACCCGGCGCTATCCGATCACCATGAAGGACGTGCCGGAGCAGCTGAAGCAGGCGTTCCTGGCCACCGAGGACGCCCGCTTCTACCAGCACGGCGGGGTCGACTACAAAGGCATCGCCCGCGCGGTGTGGCTGCTGGCCACCACCAACGACAAGCGCGTGCCTGGCGGTTCGACCATCACCCAGCAGGTCGCCCGCCAGTTCTTCCTGAGCTCGGAGTACAGCTATACCCGCAAGCTGGCCGAGATCCTGCTGGCGCGCAAGATCGAGGCCGAGCTGAGCAAGGACGAGATCTTCGAGCTGTATCTCAACAAGAGCTTCTTCGGCAACCGCGCCTACGGCATCGCCGCCGCCGCCGAGTACTACTACGGCAAGAAGCTCAACGAACTGAGCCTGGACGAAATGGCCTCGCTGGCCGGCATCCCCAAGTTCCCGTCCAGCGGCAACCCGATCAGCAATCCCGAGCGCGCCAAGCAGCGCCGCGACAACTACGTCCTCAGCCGCATGGCCGCGCTGGGCTTCGTCACCCAGGCCGAGGCCGACGCCGCCAAGGCGGTGCCGATGCACGCGGCCCCGCACGAGCGCCCGGTCGAGGTCGAGTCGCCCTACGTGGCCGAGCTGGTGCGCCAGGAGATGATCGCCCGCTTCGGCGGCGACGTGCTCGACAAGGGCTACCACGTGACCACCACGATCGACGCGGAGCTGCAGGCCGCGGCCAATGCCGCGGTGCGCAAGGGCCTGGTGATCTACGACCGCCGCCATGGCTGGAACGGGGTGGAGAAGCATTTCGACGTGGCCGCCGACGCCGACGCCGCGGCGCTGGCCAGCCATCTGACCGGCAGCTACGTGCAGGGCGGAATGGTGCCGAGCATCGTCGCCGCCACCGGCAGCGACGGCAGCGCGACCGTGGTGCTGGCCAACAAGAGCGAACTGGTGCTGCCGGTCGCGTCCAGCCGCTGGACCGGGCGCAGCCCGGCCGCCCTGCTCAAGCGTGGCGACCTGGTACGGATCCAGGCCGGCGACAAGCCGGGCGAATGGGAAATCACCCAGCTGCCGCGCGGGCAATCGGCGCTGGTATCGCTGGACGCCAGCAACGGCGCATTGCGCGCCCTGGTCGGCGGCTTCAGCTATGCCGGCAACAAGTTCAACCGCGCCACCCAGGCGCGGCGCCAGCCGGGTTCCAGCTTCAAGCCGTTCCTGTACGCGGCCTCGTTTGAGAAGGGCTTCAACCCGGCCTCGATCGTGCTCGACGCGCCGGTGGTGTTCCGCGACCGCCGCGGCAAGACCTGGTCGCCGCAGAACGACGGCGGCGGCTTCCGCGGCCCGATGCGCCTGCGCGAGGCGCTGGTGCAGTCGCGCAACCTGGTCTCGGTGCGCCTGCTCGACAGCATCGGCGTGGACTTCGCGCGCAAGTACATCAGCCAGTTCGGCTTCCAGGAAGCCGAGCTGCCGCCCAACCTGTCGATGTCGCTGGGTACCGCCTCGCTGACCCCGCTGTCGGTGGCGCGCGGCTATGCGGTATTCGCCAACGGCGGCTCGCGGGTGGACCCCTGGATCATCGACAAGGTCACCGACCGCGACGGCAACGTGCTGTTCCAGGAGCACCCGCCCACCGCCTGCCGCAGCTGCGGCAGCGTCGGCGGCAGCGTCACGCCGGCCAGCCAGGTCGTCGACGGCTTCAACTTCGGCGCGGCGACGCCGCCGCCGGCGCCCAAGCCGGCGGCCACCGCCGCTGCGACCCCGGCCGAGACCGCGCCGGCGACCGATCCCGAGGCCAAGGTGGCACCGCGCGCGATCGACGAACGTACCGCCTACCAGTTGGTCTCGATGATGCGCGACGTGGTCCAGCGCGGCACCGGCACCGCGGCCAAGGTGCTGGGTCGCGAGGACGTCGGCGGCAAGACCGGCTCCACCAACGACCACCGCGACGCCTGGTTCTCCGGCTTCGGCGGCCCCTACGTGACCACCGTGTGGGTCGGCCGCGACGATTTTCGTTCGCTCGGCTACCGCGAGTACGGCGGCAAGGCGGCGCTGCCGATCTGGATCGACTACATGCGCGTAGCACTGAAGGACAAGCCGATCGCCAGCAACGATCCGCCGGCCGGCATGGTCCAGGCCACGCTCAACGGCGCCACCGAGTGGGTCAAGGTCGAGGACATGGATCGCATCCAGGACTTCGACTACGGCCTGCAGGACCAGAAGACCGACGACGCGGCGTTCGATATTTTCTGA
- a CDS encoding pilus assembly protein PilP, with protein sequence MKRRTRAFKCLAGLALVALLGGCGRGVTSTPGDAPNLENWVKEVRARPAQPLEPLPVMQQFETFEYAAQGLRDPFSDAWASPDGNSGLRPDPNRRKEPLEQFPLDGLKMVGTLGNGGGLVALVMAPDKVTYRVRPGIYMGQSDGRVTGVHEDRIDLIELVPDGAGGWLERPAAVALDDQ encoded by the coding sequence ATGAAGCGGCGGACCAGGGCATTCAAGTGCTTGGCGGGGCTGGCGCTGGTGGCGTTGCTCGGCGGTTGCGGCCGCGGCGTGACCAGTACTCCGGGCGATGCACCGAATCTGGAGAATTGGGTCAAGGAAGTACGCGCGCGGCCAGCGCAGCCGCTGGAGCCGCTGCCGGTGATGCAGCAGTTCGAGACCTTCGAATACGCGGCGCAGGGCCTGCGCGATCCGTTCAGCGATGCCTGGGCGAGCCCGGACGGCAACAGCGGCCTGCGCCCGGATCCGAACCGGCGCAAGGAGCCGCTGGAGCAGTTCCCGCTGGACGGCCTGAAGATGGTCGGCACGCTGGGCAACGGCGGGGGGCTGGTGGCGCTGGTGATGGCGCCGGACAAGGTGACGTATCGGGTCCGTCCGGGCATCTACATGGGGCAGAGCGATGGCCGCGTGACCGGGGTGCACGAGGATCGCATCGATTTGATTGAACTGGTGCCGGATGGCGCTGGCGGTTGGCTGGAACGTCCGGCTGCCGTGGCGCTGGACGATCAATGA